The Pseudalkalibacillus hwajinpoensis nucleotide sequence CACGACGCTTGCCAGGATTTTAAGGATTTCTTCTATGTCATAAAGCTTTCCTGTTAGATCAGCGCCTCTTCTTAGCATTGCATTACGCTTACTTTCGTCTAAGTTCTTTGTGAGAGAATGCCTTGCAAGATAAAGCTTTCCTTTGTATGGGTGCCCTGAATTTCGATAGTCCTGGAAATAATGAGATAGCGGTACGATGCGTACACCGTAACTTTCCACGCTTTCTAGCATCATAATGCGATCCATCCACCGAAATAGAAGAGCAACGTGACTGAATTGAGATTTGGATACATTCTGAATGATTTTACTAACTGGGTATGAGCCACTACAAAGGAGAAGGTCGCCTGTTTGAATGTCATTTCGAACAGACAAGTAGTTTTTGACGGTTAAGTTAACGTAACGGTTTGCTGACATGATGAACCTCCTATAAATGAGCCTACTCTTGTAGTTAGATACATAAACCATTTCTCCTTCTTTTTACCATTGGAACTATAGGACCAAAACTGTTTCGACATAATAGTGAAGAAAATGGTTGTATTTGCTGAACAAATAATCTTATAGTTAATTGTGAGGTGAATGAGAATGGATTTCTTAAAAGCAGTGGTGGTTATCGCATTTCTTCTTATGACGGCTAATATCATTAAACCCTTTGTAACATCTTCTAGAAAAAGAGCAGCAATGTTTGCCGGTTTTTGGCTATTGTTATACATAGTCGTCTGGGGCGTTCCGGCCTTTGGCGGTGCGCCTACTGATGAAGCGATCGGGAATGGAAATGAATCATCAGGAAACAGTCAGCAAAATGAGGACGAAGCCCCGAATGATGTGAAGGAAGAAGAAGCTCAGATTGAAGAAGAGATTGATTTTGAACCTTCATCGATTGAATTGATTGTAAATGCTCCGGAGTTACTAGGTTTATCACGTGAGGAATTTCTATCGAACTTCCCTAAGAGCATTGAGCCAGATCGCAAGGATCCAATGAAAATGACATTTGAAAATGGTGAAGTTATTTTCAAAGATAATGTCGCCGTTGAGATGAATTATTTTCCAGAAGGGCTGCATTATCTTGAGGATAACCGCCTTCTCCTCGCGAGTTTAGGTTTTGAAGTTGAAGAGGTTAGAAAAGGGTCGAATCCATTTGAGAAGCCTGTAACGATCTATCTTATTGAAGGATTTACTGATGTGACGATTTATGGAACGGAAGGTAAGAGTGAAGACCCTTTCATTGAGAAAATTCATTTGCGGAAAGAATTCTATCCAGCATCGGCTGAGCCTGAGGAAGAAGAAATGAATACAGAAGAGTAAAAAACTCGCGTAAGCGAGTTTTTTATATTTTAATCGCTACTCGGTAAGATAAAAAAAGCATGATCGTTGAGATGGTAATGGTTACGATCACCCAGGACCAGGCAAGTGTCATTTGACCAGAATCAATGGCAACATAAATAGCCGTGGGCATGGTTTGTGTTTTTCCGGGGAGGTTTCCGGCGAACATTAAAGTCGCTCCAAATTCCCCAAGTGCACGAGCGAAGCTTAAGATAATCCCAGAGATAAGAGCGTTTGAAGCAAGTGGAATTGAGATGATTCTTAAAACCGTCCATTTTCCTGCTCCATCTACCCGTGCTGCATCCTCAATATCTCGATCAACTGACTCAAAACCGACTTTAGCTGATTGATACATGAGCGGGAATGCAACGACACTTGCCGCGACAACACCTGCTTGCCACGTGAAAATGAGTGAGTGCTCGAAGATCGTCTCAATCCACTGACCAATTGGACTTGAAGCGCCAAAGAGGACGAGTAGAATAAAGCCGACAACCGAAGGAGGCAGCACAAGCGGGAGCATTATAACGGTGTCGATCAAACTTTTCCCGCGAAAATTCTTTCCTGCCATTAGGTGACTAATGATAATACCGAGGACTGTCACGATGATACTTGCGACGAGAGAGATTTTAAGTGAAATTAGTATAGGATCAAGGAATTCAGTCATTTGCAGTCACGTCACTTTGGAAACCATAGGATTCAAAAATCGCTAATGCTTCATCGCTTTGTAAGAATGTGAAGTAGTCACTGGCACCTTCGTTAGCTCCTTTGACGATCCCGGCAGGATAAATGATCGGTGAATACGATTGGATAGGTACATCTTCTACCAAGGTTACTTTGCTAGAAGAGCGATAGTCGGTTTCATAAACAATACCTGCATCGGCATTACCTGTTTCAACGTAAGTCAGAACCTGTCGCACATCTTTACTGAAGATTAGCTGATCTTCTAGCTTATCCCACTTGTTTGCGTATTGCAGCGCTTCTTTTGCATAGGCTCCAGCTGGGACCGTTTCAGGGGTTCCGATCGCAAAACGACCTTCATGACTTTCATCTAATTGGTCAAAGCTACTCAATTTAGATGATTGGCTTTTAATTAGAACGAGTTTATTTCGCAGTAAATTTGTTTCGATTTCAAGCAGGTCTTCCTTTTTAATATCATCGAAATAAGACTCTGATGCAGAGAAGTAGACATCTATAGGTGCGCCTTGCTTGATCTGATTGGCTAGAACACCGGATGATGCAAGATTTAGAGTGATTTCTGTATCAGGGTGTTCTTGTTCGTAAAGAGAATTTAACTCTTTCATCGCATCACTTAAACTAGCCGCTGCGGCAACCGTTATATTGGCTGTTTCTTCTTTGCTTGATTGACATCCTGCAATGGAGAACACCATAAAGGTAAGAAGTAGTAAATGCTTCATATGTAAGATCCTTTCATCTGCTAATCTTCCATCTATTATAACGAAACTTCCTCTATTTGTACGGTAAGAAGACATAGAAAAATTGGATCACTTTTTGATTTATCGCAAAGTGATCCAATTCAAATGTGGGATAGAATCGTTAGAAAAAGAGTTTTGGTTTAGGTTGTTTTGTATTACTTCGCACAAAAGGATTTTTAGTTGAAGAATCACATTTCGAATCGAATGGATACTCAATTGCCTGCTTGTATGGCGGAGGTGCTAATTTAGCGTGATGACTTTCTCGGTATGGTACATCAATTGTTTGCCCACGAACATTATCTTGACTTTCCAACTCAGCAGCGACGATGGAACCTATTTGTTTTCCGAGGCGAAGTCCTTCTTCATTATCAACTGGGAAGTGCACTCCAGCATAGAGTCGTGAGTCAGCGCACTCTTTCGCGAGTTCTCTTAATCGTTCTTGCTCTGCAGGAAAGAAATAAGAAAGGATTTCTGCTGTAGCTGCTCCTACCGTTGCATGTCCTGATGGATAGGTGGGATGTCTTGGCATACAGAGCAGCGATTTGAAATCGTGATCCAGTTGATTTGGTCTTGCAACATTCCAACGGTATTTTAAATACCAGGCAGTTGTAAAAGCATCATTCATGCCGGTTGCTACGCCTGCAAGAATTCTTGCTGCTCGAGGTGCTGTTACGTTGTACGTATCAATTAACTTATCAATAATCGGAGTCCATTGTTTACTGGCTACACCTGTCCCCCAATATTCAGCTAAAGTGGCTTGCTTCGGATTAAGGTCTTTCTGTGCATGTTTGACCTTTTTTAACTCACTGTCCCAATCGATCGATGCTGGTGGCTTGATGTCCAGTCGAAAGGGTCTTCCGCTTAATGTGGTAAAACGCCCTGGTGGTTTATTACGTATATAATAATCTGACCATGATCCAGCGTAAGGTTCTTCTGGATTATGAGGCGGCTCGTTTTCACCTGCATACGGAAGCTCTGACCATTTTTTATAATTCTCTGCCATAGCTAGTTCCTCCTTCAATCACTACTCCCTATAGTAAATGCGAGGCAGTTAAGAGGGGTGCTAAACTAAAAGGCATATTCTAGAAGATAACGTGTTAACGAACCATGCCGTTTCTTATCGCATAAACTGCAGCCTGAGTTCGATCATTGACACCGAGTTTCCCCAAAATATTACTTACATGTGTTTTCACTGTTTTTAATCCAATGTATAGTTCTTCGGCAATTTGATTATTTGTTTTTCCTTCGCCTATTAATAGCAGAACTTCTTTTTCGCGTTTCGTTAGATCATCATGCAAAGACTTCTTTTGATTTGAGCGTAATTGGTTCATCATTTTTTGAGCGACCTTCTGTTCGATTACGCTTTCATCCTGAACAGCCTTACGAATGGTCGAGATAATTTCATCAGCAGAAGCTGTTTTTAGAAGATAGCTAAAGGCACCTGCTTCAATCGCAGGA carries:
- the modB gene encoding molybdate ABC transporter permease subunit, producing MTEFLDPILISLKISLVASIIVTVLGIIISHLMAGKNFRGKSLIDTVIMLPLVLPPSVVGFILLVLFGASSPIGQWIETIFEHSLIFTWQAGVVAASVVAFPLMYQSAKVGFESVDRDIEDAARVDGAGKWTVLRIISIPLASNALISGIILSFARALGEFGATLMFAGNLPGKTQTMPTAIYVAIDSGQMTLAWSWVIVTITISTIMLFLSYRVAIKI
- a CDS encoding response regulator, whose protein sequence is MAEIKMMIVDDHDMVRKGLKAYLLTEPDFQIVGEASNGKEAVTLVNEMNPDVILMDLIMPEMSGIEATKEIMTVRPNTKIIIITSFYDDEQVFPAIEAGAFSYLLKTASADEIISTIRKAVQDESVIEQKVAQKMMNQLRSNQKKSLHDDLTKREKEVLLLIGEGKTNNQIAEELYIGLKTVKTHVSNILGKLGVNDRTQAAVYAIRNGMVR
- the modA gene encoding molybdate ABC transporter substrate-binding protein gives rise to the protein MKHLLLLTFMVFSIAGCQSSKEETANITVAAAASLSDAMKELNSLYEQEHPDTEITLNLASSGVLANQIKQGAPIDVYFSASESYFDDIKKEDLLEIETNLLRNKLVLIKSQSSKLSSFDQLDESHEGRFAIGTPETVPAGAYAKEALQYANKWDKLEDQLIFSKDVRQVLTYVETGNADAGIVYETDYRSSSKVTLVEDVPIQSYSPIIYPAGIVKGANEGASDYFTFLQSDEALAIFESYGFQSDVTAND
- a CDS encoding vanadium-dependent haloperoxidase, with amino-acid sequence MAENYKKWSELPYAGENEPPHNPEEPYAGSWSDYYIRNKPPGRFTTLSGRPFRLDIKPPASIDWDSELKKVKHAQKDLNPKQATLAEYWGTGVASKQWTPIIDKLIDTYNVTAPRAARILAGVATGMNDAFTTAWYLKYRWNVARPNQLDHDFKSLLCMPRHPTYPSGHATVGAATAEILSYFFPAEQERLRELAKECADSRLYAGVHFPVDNEEGLRLGKQIGSIVAAELESQDNVRGQTIDVPYRESHHAKLAPPPYKQAIEYPFDSKCDSSTKNPFVRSNTKQPKPKLFF
- a CDS encoding YiiX/YebB-like N1pC/P60 family cysteine hydrolase, giving the protein MSANRYVNLTVKNYLSVRNDIQTGDLLLCSGSYPVSKIIQNVSKSQFSHVALLFRWMDRIMMLESVESYGVRIVPLSHYFQDYRNSGHPYKGKLYLARHSLTKNLDESKRNAMLRRGADLTGKLYDIEEILKILASVVIGDLESIPNDKYICSEFIQECFQKAGISFSDDGRGFIYPEHIASDPAVQPLYKLIP